ACTTTATCTAAAAGGATTTGAACCTCTACATCACTAACAAAATAGTCAAAGTATTACTTGAATATTGTAAGCGAAAATTAATTATAGATATATGCCAAAATTGTACATATATTTGTTATTACTAAgtaagttatttaaattatataatgaatataataaGTTAACAATCACTCAATAAtctcaatatataaattaataaatatatatcaatactaatgatattaaatattaatatataattaatttatgacgATAGTTTGTTAACTTATGCCAATAAACTGATTGATCCTTTCACATAGCAAAAGAAAAATGGTCATTGATACTTcaataacttataattttatatcggTCCTTCCATTTTTGACACTTAAGATTTTAACAcaataatcaatattttaagatgaaaataaaaataaaagaaaaattagagaaGGATGAACTATAGATAGATTGGATAAGTAGATTTAAGGGTATGATTTGATGTAGATTATGGAAGTTGAACAGGGGGGAAACAGCATAAAACAGAAAAgatatttgaatttttgaaacttCTGTTGGAAAGATTATTATAATCTTAAAATGAAGAGTTAAAACGGAAGTGGAGTTGGATGAAACGTTGAGTTCTGTTAAGAAAACGAACTACGGTGGCGAAGGAGGCGCGTGGGTGAGGTGGAAAGGAAAATGACGTTATTTGTTAGAGAGACTCCACCTCTACCCTCTTCTTTTAGGCTTTCACTCCTTCACGTAACacttaaatattaacaaaaagcCCTTTTCAATTTCCAAAATCTATGTCACTCCTTGTAATGCTCCTCACATCACACCCAAATTCTACTCACCCCGTACCAAACCCAACCCCGTTCTCATTCTTATTCTTTCCCTTATTTCTAGGACTACACGCCCGTTCCAACTCAACACCACCCTTAACACCACTTCAAAACGACCCTACTACCCTAAAACCTCTTCAAGTACTCGCGCTTTTTTCAATCTTCATCCATTCTTCCCACACTCTTCAAGATTCCACAACAACCTCTCACGGGGTTCCCATTCTTGCGTAAAGTCTCAATCTTTCGCCCATGTCGAACAGGGTCATGCACCGGCCGTCGAACCGGCACCAGCCCCTGTTGCAGCGGCAGCCGTCAAAGCTGGCGACTCGAGTGGGGGAGGTGGTCGGGGGCACGGCGGCGGAGTGCGTTGCGGTGTGCTGCTGCGTCCCCTGCGGCGTGGCGAATTTCCTGGTGCTCGCAATCTACAAGGTGCCGGCGGCCTTGTGCCGGCGAATGCTGAAGGAAAGGCGGCACCGGAAGATTGCCAAGGAGGGATTGCTGAGACCCACGCGCCGCCACTGCTCGTGCGGGTGCTGCGAGGACGTTACCGTTGCGCGGATATTCCCCATGTGCGCCAACGACGCGTTTGACATCGAACACCTCCACTCGCCGGAGCCCGACAGTGACGACGACACACTCGCTCTGGAGAAAGAGATGTGGGACCAGTTTTACAACACCGGCTTTTGGAGAAGCTCTTCTAACAGAGAACGGAGAGAACCCTCACAAACACAAACGCAAACGCAAACGCAAACGCAAACGCTCTCTTCCAATGTTGTTCCCCAACCGAACATCTTTTCTTGAACCCTCCCTTTACAATACAAGTACATACACAATTTGTATGCTCAGTTTTTTTCATTTACGTTAATGACAATGCAACTCTTCTCTTTCGATAGTTATCTAGTTTTTTcgagactttttttttatgtgtgtgTCGCGTTTCAGGTTGTGTGAAATTCTGTGGCAGGTTTCGTTTGTGTAAAGTATTGTCAAGTTTCAGATGATGGTGCGCAAGATTTTGTGCTGCTAGTCGGTAATTTTTGGTTGAAATTCCTGATGGAAGTTGTGGGcaattgaaatttgtttgtaGTGTTGTTTAGAGAAGCAGAAGAAAATGGGTGAATAGGAGAGAGTAAATGATATAATTGATGTGGGGCATATGAAGTGTTTGATTTTACAGTTATAGGTGTATGTATGCATGGAAGAAGgtaagaagagaaagaaataatagAAAGGATGGAAAGTGCAGGTGGTTCAGAAGCAGGGGGTCCGGGCGTGGTAAAGAAGGACGTTATGCCATTTGTCTCCCTTTTAACTTGTCTCCACACATGGATACCACGTTTTCTTTGTTCTTCCTAATTACTCTGacacattattatttttgagCGTACTCTCAGATAAGAATAAAGCAACTATACAAACATAGCTCAATCACACTTCTTTCTGGAAATCATTCACAGATTCTTTCCATCCATCTGTACTTCGCTTCCACATTTATTATTCACTCTAACCAAATTATTTTTTCCAATCttttatattctaaaacatTACTATTAGATAATGCTATTTATGCAtctttttcttatctttctcTTATATACAAAGATGCAAAACTGTATATCTTTGTGTCAACAACAAATGTGGCAGCTTTtacaaccattttttttttcagtcagAAAGGGagtttaaatacaataaaatcattttagcTCTCGGTTTCgtatttttaaagtaatattttagctcataaaagtaattaaataaataatcaaaatttaaaaactgaaGGGAAAGTCGTACCTTGAAGGAAATGGTATATATTTACTTGACCGTATTTGGGTAACAATAATTATTTCTGTGAAATAAATTCAACAGAGTATGAACTTAATTAGTTTGTATTTTGAATGGACTAGGAGTTTTTGCCGTGTGAATTTATGAATGGATAGTTTACAAGTGCTGATGCAATTGGaattgatattttaacaatacgTGTGTGTCAAACTCATGCACGCAATCataagtaataaattttaaataatttattaaaaaataatatattataatattactgGATAATATGTTCTGCCACTACCacatatataataatcattCAATTATATGGGAATTTGACCCATTCAATTTATTTCATAGGTCAcgtatttccaaaattattttcGATAAATTGGTGAAGTTAGATTTTATGCAACGTTGAAGACTTTATTTTTgcttaatttgattttcttaataGTTCTATTCCCTCACCTTCATTGGAAGATTTGTTTCATGGCTAATAATGTTTTATAAGTCTAAAGTtagcatatttaattaaatatattttttcattactttatttaattagttaaacaatttaaaagacaaatcccaaccttttttttattaaatggaGTAGGCAATGGAATTTTAAAGCTGTTGTCAACCCTACTAATGTATTTCTAGCCACATATTTGAACGAAATAAAAAATCTGAGGAAACTAAAATTTTCACGAGATTTTTGCTTCTTTAATTATGATGTGATTTCATGTGATCATTCTAGTTCTAGAAAAGTCGATGACTTAAAACATGATTATCAAAATCAATGacatcaaataaacaaaaagaagaaaaaacccTTGAGCTTAATTAAGAAATGACCAAGTGGAGAATAATGAAGAGGACAACATTTCCAAAGACAAACAATGGAAAGggacattaatttttattagaagcaatcaaattttaaatgagGTTTAACATTTACTATTGGTGACTGCAATCTTAGTAAAGAATCGATTGTTTGAAgttcaaattaaatatgttaaatatgtttttgttttctaaaactttgatttgaaattaaaatttatttatatattaaattttgatcaattttgtttttaaacttaaaaaataataaacataatatttttaatctaacaatattaaaaaaaatgtaatgatattttagattaatatttaaattaaaatatattaaataatataaacaaattgatTATTAACCTAAAATGATGTTTAACACATAAAAAGATACAAGGCAGttgatttttaaagtttaaatatcaaaatttatatacaaactttaatttcacatcaaagttaaaaactaaaatatttaactcttaatttaactattttagtattacttttttcttcttaataactttgatttttttttattaaaacttacTATAGAGATGTTTTTATGATTAGTCTTTGAATGAAATaacttcattttaaattttaatcggAATTAAGTTTGTAAAACTAAATGACCTTAAATAAATCGAAAAAACgcagtaaattaaattaattcgtTTGTGTTGTGACGAGGGAATGAAACaagcactttttttttcaatttattatttaactttttccaATGGTTTGGTTTTTGTGGTCATACATCATGGtagttatgtatttatttatttttgttttcaaaataaattctggtgcttttattctattatttattatatatgagGTGACCTCTAGTTGATACGCACCAATCttaaaaaggaataaaaaatctgttgtatttaaaaattttggcTATTTCGGTTAAcaattttgtctttttctttcaactttttGTGAGTATTTATTCTAATCACCATAATGTTATTCACAAGCAAAAAGCATAATTTAGTTACTGAAAGAGACATGTGATGCTTTTTCTCTCCTTATTATCACTGTAAATTGCCTTTTGAAGAACAGAATAAAGTTCATAAAGTTCACagaagaattatatatatatatatatatatatatatatatatatatatatatatatatatatatatatatatatatatatgcatcaTCCTCTTAcaccaaataaaatattactattaaaaattattttatttaatattaaaatatataatttaattttaatatacaatgacggtaaaaatatatgttttcataTAACTATAATTTATGTGATGAAATTCAatgtttacaaaaaaaaataatttaaaaaacaaaaatacactattacaaaagatatttttgacttatgttaatttaaactttttaatgttaaaagaaCTCCGACAtcttaaaaatttcaatttaacattgaaattgaaaataaaaattaaagaatgttTGTCAGGTGAGTGTCTGACGTCCTTTAACCACTGAGTATCACAAcatacttatatttaatttatgttgttttaaattaaaattagacatCATTTTATGTTGGTTAGTGTACTAACAAATGTCAAATActatctttttattaaaatatttattttatatttacaatttacTCAGAcctaaaaatagaaaagaaaatattccaACCCAACTTACAAAAATTGAGCACATGTGAATATCAAAAACTAAAACTTTTAACacaaaatgtaattattagcactaaaattattaagagtaaataaatgtttttcataataaaaatctACTCCTAGataattttcaagaaaaaataactaatattataatgagtattaattttattgttacaGTAGATATGTTAGTCTGTCTTATCTTCTTcattgtatttttataataatatatatttgaagaatTGGATGAAAACTTTgatttcattattataaaaaataaatctgacTCAAACTACTTTcattatattcaaataaatatataaaacaaattataaaagtaaaacattTATAAGCAAGTCATCCTGGTGCCAAGACACGCtataaaatttttaactcaCAAAAAAGTTAATCACTAATATGTAGTCAGCAATTCTGTATATGTTAGATTGACTTATTTTGATGTTCCTAAAATATACAGTGACATTATATACtactcaaaacaaaattttccttcatgtttttattttttaaattatgtcatttgaaaataaaaagttacttttttaaattatgtcatttgaaaataaaaaataactttttgttGAACAATCTTAATGTTTTTTTggattgattaataaaaaaaaaaaactttcaaatgttatacaatttactttcaaattgaataattcaaaaattaagtCTAACTTTTGAATTGTCtaatttgaaagttttttttctaaGAATTTAACTTTTGAAATGCAAAATCTGGAAGTCAATAGTacaataaagagaaaaatattttcggTTTGTACATCtcttaagtaaaaaaaatgagttcCAAAGTGTACAATTAAGAAAAGGGAAAATagaaactttttatatttgggTGCAGGAAAAAGTTATAGAAGTACAAAAAGAAACtgtctaaatataaaaattgaaggCCTAAGACAGTTAATTTGTCCAACAAACCCAAATTTAAATTGGCCCAAGTTTACATTGTATCTAGCCtcacattatttaatattaaactataaaaagaCTCATTTTTAAACATGAGTTAAATATAGGTTTGATAAAGTTTTAGAAACCTATAATCCCAATATAAaacattcaaatatttaaaaaaaatttaaatttgattatatattacacacaagaaatatatttaatattattggtcaataaattttgattatgaCAAAGCCATGATATACGTTGAATACAATTAAACAgtattaaatgttatatttattaaatataaaaataaattttatacacacagagacatatatatatatatatattaaaatatattataaaataaaagtaatgatCACATATAGTATTCACAAAGATTTTAAATATACTAATATAATGTTAAGAAATAAACAACTCTATGAAAATATagatcatattttatttatttactttacaatATTATATAGATTGTCTAATACTTTATTTCTCAAcctctatatttattatttttaacttcttattgtatttaataaatataatattgatgtttatgagtatttaaatttacttataatatattaactATTATAGTTATTGGAAATAAAATATTCAcgaataaattattaataatacgTCTCATTTATGCGATGTAACCTATGTTTTTAGTaaatcaaaaaaagaaaattataatattgtcAATAAATTGTTGTTATTGATCAAAATAAGAACTACTGTTAATAACTGCAATGGGTGGAAGACAATAGAATGTGGTGGGTATATAAAGAAGAAAGTAAagtgtttattttttcattggTGGTTCCCCTCTCCGATGCGGTGGGGACAACTCCCATTCCTTTAATTTCCTGATTTTTCCTTATCTCTGATTTTTCTGCAACAATGGATCTCTAGCATTCATCCCTCTTTCTCTCCTCTCTATGCCTCTGTCCTTACCCTTATTATATCCTTTTACTCCATGCATTCTCAGGTATATTTTTATCCATTTCCCCTCAATTTCTTATATCCATCCTCTTGCTTTTTGAATTttacagtttttattttaattttatgaatatataaaatgaacaaagaaaattttatgCTGCCTCAGATTTTCCATCTTATACCAAATGTTTGACTCATGGACATGTCCATTTTTTAGACTAAATTCTGTTTGTGAAAAActgcatttatttttattccaacatcatttgttttttgttgtAACTTTATTCTGGATTTTTTTACTGCCATTTGTGCTGGGGATTATGGTTGgaataaataattgaaagagAGAAATTGTTTGGCAAATTAGAGTGTAATGTTATGCATTATTTCCTTGTCAGCTTCTCGGTTGACTAGGTGACTTTGGTTACCATTTGGATTTTACATTTACTTATTGAAATGAATTTTGGAGAAAGACTAAATGAATTTCCGTTTATGTTTGTTCACAATATCATGAATTGAAGAACACCACTGGCACAAGCAAATTATTGCATCTGACTCTAAGGTTACAGGGTGATATGTAGAAAGTTGTAGAGATGGAAGGcaataaagaaagtaaaatgaTATCGGCTGCGGCCTTTGTAGAAGGGGGGATTCAAGACTCCTGTGATGATGCTTGCAGTATATGTCTTGAGGAGTTTTCTGCAAGTGATCCTTCAACGGTAATACCCATTTTTGTGTCACAATTCTTGTTTCTCAAATATGTTGAAAAGCAAATACGgcttatatgaaaaataaacttgcttacatttttttttctctcttgtttCTATTCCAGTTCACTAATTGCAAGCATGAGTTTCACCTACACTGCATTCTCGAATGGTACCTAATATCCATTAATTTCTCACATGTCTGTGTCAAAATTAAGACTTCTATTTGTGTATATTTTTCCCACATCCATCTAACACAGGTTTTACTTTCGTCAATGTCCCATTTGTTAATCTCCTTCAACTTTGATTTCTATTTTGAATTTCTTCTTATGCTTAAAACTATTTTTCCCTCCTTTTCCGACCATTTTAACACCAATCtcagtaaaatatatatatcctaGAACCTTCACGTACCGGTACGGATGCTGAAACATGTGATTTCCAGTTCCTGCATTAAAACATCATCTCCGATAGCTCATAGTGATGGAAAATTTTGGAAGTCATAATTTAATTGACTTCATTGACACTATGAATCGGAATGTTTTGGTTCTCCTGACTTTTGTCAATGTTAAGGCCGTTAATGCCAATTAAGACTGGAAAACCAATTATCTGGTCTATAATTATTAGTCTGGATTTGAGTGGGAGGAAGGTCTTTTAAGTGTAGAAGATATTCTTGTTATACCCATATACAATCTTAATAGTTAATACACTAAAATTTCTTGTTCtcctaaacaaaaaaaaaataaaatctgagaATATACTCTAGCAATTGCTGTTACTGGCTTTTGTTTCTAGGTGTCAGAGAAGCTCCCAGTGTCCTATGTGTTGGCAGTCTATTAGCTTGAAGGATCTTACTAGGTTGGTTATGAATTTGCTTGGAGGATCTGTGATATCATTCTTTTGTTGACTGTATTATTAAACTTGTATGCATTTTGTGGCAGTCAGGAATTGTTTGAGGCAGTAGAGCAGGAGAGGAAGTTGAGGGTTGCCACATCAAGAAATGCTACTATTTTTCATCACCCTGCATTTAATGATTTTGAATTGCAGCACGTTAGTTACCAGTCTGAGTGCTGTTTGGTTGTCTTATATCTTAAGCACATTATAGTTCTTTCATATGTTTAtattagtattttctttttatcattttgcaGTTACGCATGAATGTAAATGATATTGAGCTTGAAGAGCAAATTATTCAACATTTAGCTGTTGCTGCAGCAATGAGGAGAGCAGACCAACTTGGCCGTAGAGCAGGACGACAAGCTAATTCATCACCTCGTGGTCATCCACACTCATTAGTGTTATCTAATATGGCACCTGCTGAAGAGGAAAATGACCAAACGATAATTCCTAATACAAGTGCATCTACTCCAATAAAATCTGAGAGAATTggagcattgcaacagatgctgCGAGTTCGAACTCAAAGCTCTTCTTCAGCTTCTGGATCTAGAATTTACTCCAATGATAGGTCATTATGGCCATATTATTTATTTGCTCAACTCATTCTCCTATCATTGACATTATGTGTTTTAGAATTTAGGGTTAAGGCTTAACTCAACTCACAAAAGTGACTTGTACGACAAGGATTGCTCTTATCTTATAAGAACTATGTTGACCACATTTCCAGTTGTGAAATCTCAACACACTTCCTCGCATCTAAGACTGAACATATAAAAATTGGAATGAGGACAAATGTGAGTGGCCAAATAACAACAATGCATAGGAGCAGAGCCTGTTAACAAACCTAAGATAGATTCTTATATGCTCTTAGAATTTGAACATAGGACCTAACTTGCagtgatgaaataaaaaaaaatgtagaataGACTCTGCTGTCTTAGAATTTGTGTTTAACACCTCAAAATAGGATTAAAAGATAGTGATTGTTCACACCTTATAAGGATTACATTGGTCATATCAACGATTTTATAGGAGCTCTTGGTCTGTAACAATATTCTGGATTTCAGTGTAATATATTTctgtaaataaaatagaattgtatttatattttcataatagaGTGGAGATATGCACAATAAACATATGCAGGGTAGAGTAATTTTACTCAATTTAATTCTTGGGTCATTATTTGTCGCATGGTTTGATGAAGTTATACCCTGTGCATTTATTTGCTTGCAGAGGCTCTACTACTCCCTCGTCATCAGTAAACGGCGATAAAGCAGAGTTCCAGTCACATTCTGATTCGCTGCGGTCCAGATTCAATGCAGTGTCTGCGAGGTATGATTTTGTAAAATGTAATGGATGTGCAAACtgtatttttctaataaacttATTTGATATTAACCTATCTTGTCACTAAGATACAAAGAATCAATCTCAAAGGGTGCAAGGGGATGGAAGGAAAGGTTGTTCTGTCGTAGTTGTTCCATGTCAGAACTTGGTTCAGAAACATGGAGGAGAGAGATGAATTCTGATATTTCTAGTGTATCCCGACTAAAGGAATCCCTTGAATCTAGTGAGAATAGAAAAGCTGCGGGTACTTCTTTGTCTATTCATATGGAGGATTGTTCCATTGGAGAAGTGAGCAATCACAATGATGTTGAAGTTAGCGGGGAGACCTCTTCACATGATGACAATACTCCACCTGCTTGTTCTGCTGCCTCACATTTAAATTGAGCTCTTCCTTGTTTCTGTCAATGTATCTTTCCTCAGCATCTCATATTTGAAGGTAAGCTTTGATATTTGTTTAAATCTTTCTTAAGAGAATTAACTGATCCTGCCTTCTGTACATTAACTAAATACctgtttctttattattataaatctCACCAATTACCAGGGGATACCTTTTGTACATAGAAGGGGCGAGTCTGCCTGGTACTAGTGGCATTAGTTCTCACGaatgtcattttaattttttcctaTAAGGAATCTAACACAAGATATAATAGTGAGGTAATAATGGGGAGTGAGGGGGTAAGACGTATTTTTGGgtacaaatgaaattttaacttcttttttaaaaacacttttattagaaatattttGTATGCTATGGTTATTAGATAAagatgaaaagagaaaaaaatgtaaggAAATGTGTATTATTACACTAAGACTTTTGGAAATATTTCCTTGGGAGAAAAGAATAAGATACTACTAGTCAGGGACGTTCAAGGGCACCGTATCTTCTTAAAATCTCCCCCCGACTGTAAAAATTAATCCCATCTCCATTTTACAAGGTTTCTAGAAATTTATTCCCTCCTCCCCTTTGTAAATAACCAGCCTACCGTTCTATATTCTCTTTTCAATAGTCAGCTAAATAAACAAACTTGGGTCAAACAATTTGCCCATAAATGACTCACTttgtcctcaaggtgaaaaTTCAGGAACTGCTGTTGTATGAGATTGAATAAATCTCAAGAACTCTCGCCAGTAGGCAGATCATGCCAATGAATGAGGATTTCTACTTACTGATTTATTTTTTTCGGGCAATCGGGACTTATTCAGGGTGACTTGTAATTCCATGTCTTCTGTCAATGCCAATGGTAAGAGGTTGAACTACCGAGGAAGGGCAATTGATCTCTAACAATGACATGGAAGAAATGGTGAATGGAGCACCTCGTTGGCAGTTGTAATTGCTAAGCTTTTGCGCCAATTGTGTCTTGTTTTGTAATTTGATGAGGGCCATAGTACCTTGGTCCCAACTTCTAGTACCTTTTTCTTGAAACTTTCTGCCGTCAGTGGTCCTGTGGTTTCCAATTCAGTTGAATTGGCGCCATAATTCATAAGTCACAAATTTGAGGCATTTTCCCCTCCTATATAATCAGAGAATCAAAAGAAGGAACTATGataattttttgttgtgttagtcCATATGGAACTATGATAGCATCAATTCTTATTATCACAAACTTCATAGTGGGTGTAAATTGTATGTATGAAACTGTTCATTTTACTAACCCCTTGGTGCGCATTATATTTGGTCTCACAGTTTTTTAACCCCAAAGGTAACTCTCTTCAACACGACAAACTGAGGAGCATACGCCATGGAAATAGTCGCAGCACTTATGTTGGGGTTTGTTATAAAAATTACCATCAGATAAACAGCTGTGCTTACAGCTAAAAGTCATCTTTTTATACGTATATATTTTGTGGCAAACACAGTGAAGGGTTGAACGTGTCTTAAATGTCTGGTGGGTGGGATTTTAGATGGACATGTACTATGAACATTAATGTGCCTATGGAAGAACAATGTTCAAAAGTTAAAGGGAATTTGTCCTTATTCTTTTACCTTTTGTTTATTGACAAATCGAGAATATATGGATGGAGGTGGCAACTAGATTACATGTTGTTTCTGCAAACATTCAAACCTTTTCACATGCATGGTTACTTGCGGTTGCAGTGAAGAAACGTCTGAACAAATTGGTTGTTGCagtttttaataattgaaaCAATGGGTCAAGGAGTAACAATGTATAAAATTATCTCAAT
This sequence is a window from Vigna angularis cultivar LongXiaoDou No.4 chromosome 2, ASM1680809v1, whole genome shotgun sequence. Protein-coding genes within it:
- the LOC108329657 gene encoding E3 ubiquitin-protein ligase RHF2A isoform X1, with protein sequence MEGNKESKMISAAAFVEGGIQDSCDDACSICLEEFSASDPSTFTNCKHEFHLHCILEWCQRSSQCPMCWQSISLKDLTSQELFEAVEQERKLRVATSRNATIFHHPAFNDFELQHLRMNVNDIELEEQIIQHLAVAAAMRRADQLGRRAGRQANSSPRGHPHSLVLSNMAPAEEENDQTIIPNTSASTPIKSERIGALQQMLRVRTQSSSSASGSRIYSNDRGSTTPSSSVNGDKAEFQSHSDSLRSRFNAVSARYKESISKGARGWKERLFCRSCSMSELGSETWRREMNSDISSVSRLKESLESSENRKAAGTSLSIHMEDCSIGEVSNHNDVEVSGETSSHDDNTPPACSAASHLN
- the LOC108327647 gene encoding uncharacterized protein LOC108327647; amino-acid sequence: MSNRVMHRPSNRHQPLLQRQPSKLATRVGEVVGGTAAECVAVCCCVPCGVANFLVLAIYKVPAALCRRMLKERRHRKIAKEGLLRPTRRHCSCGCCEDVTVARIFPMCANDAFDIEHLHSPEPDSDDDTLALEKEMWDQFYNTGFWRSSSNRERREPSQTQTQTQTQTQTLSSNVVPQPNIFS
- the LOC108329657 gene encoding E3 ubiquitin-protein ligase RHF2A isoform X2, whose protein sequence is MMLAVYVLRSFLQVILQRCQRSSQCPMCWQSISLKDLTSQELFEAVEQERKLRVATSRNATIFHHPAFNDFELQHLRMNVNDIELEEQIIQHLAVAAAMRRADQLGRRAGRQANSSPRGHPHSLVLSNMAPAEEENDQTIIPNTSASTPIKSERIGALQQMLRVRTQSSSSASGSRIYSNDRGSTTPSSSVNGDKAEFQSHSDSLRSRFNAVSARYKESISKGARGWKERLFCRSCSMSELGSETWRREMNSDISSVSRLKESLESSENRKAAGTSLSIHMEDCSIGEVSNHNDVEVSGETSSHDDNTPPACSAASHLN